The following are encoded in a window of Fusarium falciforme chromosome 11, complete sequence genomic DNA:
- a CDS encoding Zn(2)-C6 fungal-type domain-containing protein — protein MGGDTQTSGPSSEATDPQRPMIRACDMCRIKKIRCQPTKQGCLQCTKYKTKCHFTPIATKRKPRRPAGYKYIAQLEERLQSMENVLEKALQRAKSTEGEAPAEEGTMDLEPFESSGKQPQSDVIVSSPPQRVTNIFPSSWFNTIPGDFTEILNSAASPLRPPPSFTVGMALGPFSLPTFQELPTKPVALDMVMDTFKSFNRFFPLFDEQDFLQKFDRNYLTSSPSSPGWWACINIVLSLAHRFRSMRMFETGYESAQACGYCHNALAVVAELNVLHNSLPAVQALVGMAVVLQGSANSHPASVLTAAAVRLAQAMGLHRKTRDNGLTEAQNEQRRRVFWIAYLLDKDISLRMGQPFSQDDDDMDVELPSGILSKLPFNRDGPCTIDLFKSRIGLAVIQGQVYKRLYSVQASQQSEAQKASVAKELDSILSYWRNGVEIDFESDQAAVPLSPEALHVLILRFTYINCLIMVNRHLPPRQQLVVNEGSDTQGTYAPLESDCIIESRKAVRLMHLIPHGDYACVWILLHPFFAAVTTLLQNALDHPACPNAQSDLETMQPFFRLLDVLAAEERTCYRSNEARKIHRECNDLLRRASEAVGCMSMVFDSTGLTEVV, from the exons ATGGGGGGAGACACCCAAACTTCAGGACCGTCTAGCGAGGCAACTGACCCTCAACGGCCGATGATAAGG GCCTGCGACATGTGTCGGATCAAAAAAATACGATGCCAGCCGACAAAGCAAGGGTGTTTACAATGCACTAAGTACAAGACAAAATGCCACTTCACTCCCATTGCCACGAAACGAAAACCCCGAAGACCAGCCGG TTACAAATACATTGCTCAGTTGGAAGAAAGACTTCAAAGCATGGAGAACGTCCTGGAGAAGGCTCTCCAACGCGCCAAATCCACCGAGGGAGAAGCTCCAGCAGAAGAGGGCACCATGGATCTTGAACCTTTCGAGAGCTCTGGAAAACAGCCACAGTCGGATGTGATTGTTTCGAGCCCTCCACAAAGGGTAACTAACATCTTTCCCTCTTCCTGGTTTAACACGATACCAGGAGACTTCACAGAAATCCTCAACTCCGCGGCATCGCCGTTACGCCCCCCTCCATCATTTACCGTGGGCATGGCGCTGGGCCCATTTTCTCTTCCCACATTTCAGGAGCTCCCTACAAAGCCAGTTGCACTCGATATGGTAATGGATACCTTCAAGAGTTTCAACCGCTTCTTCCCACTCTTTGATGAGCAAGACTTCCTTCAGAAGTTTGACCGAAACTACTTAACCTCGAGCCCAAGCTCTCCTGGTTGGTGGGCATGCATCAACATTGTTCTATCGCTGGCGCATCGTTTCCGCTCGATGCGCATGTTTGAAACAGGCTATGAGAGTGCTCAAGCGTGCGGGTACTGTCATAATGCACTCGCAGTCGTCGCAGAACTCAATGTTCTGCACAATAGCTTACCTGCAGTTCAAGCTCTGGTTGGCATGGCTGTCGTACTTCAAGGATCAGCAAACTCACATCCCGCCTCTGTCCTCACAGCAGCCGCGGTGAGATTGGCACAGGCCATGGGGCTACACCGAAAAACTCGTGACAACGGCCTTACCGAAGCGCAGAACGAGCAGCGAAGACGTGTGTTTTGGATTGCGTACCTTCTTGACAAAGACATCAGTCTAAGGATGGGGCAGCCTTTTTCgcaagacgatgatgacatgGATGTCGAATTGCCGTCGGGTATTCTCTCGAAGTTACCTTTTAACCGCGACGGACCTTGCACTATCGATCTCTTCAAATCCCGCATCGGACTGGCGGTGATTCAAGGACAGGTCTACAAGCGGCTCTACTCAGTGCAGGCATCGCAGCAGTCCGAAGCTCAGAAAGCGTCTGTGGCGAAAGAACTTGACTCGATACTCTCATATTGGCGAAACGGTGTTGAGATTGACTTCGAAAGCGACCAAGCTGCGGTGCCTCTGTCACCCGAGGCGCTCCACGTACTCATCCTACGTTTCACCTACATCAATTGTCTTATAATGGTTAATCGGCACTTGCCACCAAGGCAACAGTTAGTGGTGAATGAGGGATCCGATACGCAAGGCACATACGCACCTCTTGAGAGTGATTGCATCATCGAGTCGAGAAAAGCAGTTCGTCTAATGCATCTGATACCTCATGGAGACTATGCCTGTGTCTG GATCTTACTCCACCCGTTCTTCGCCGCCGTCACTACCCTCTTGCAGAATGCGCTAGACCATCCTGCATGCCCAAACGCACAGTCTGACCTGGAGACTATGCAGCCATTTTTCAGGCTGCTAGACGTTTTGGCAGCGGAGGAAAGAACTTGCTATCGCTCAAACGAGGCGAGAAAGATTCATCGCGAATGCAATGACTTATTACGAAGGGCATCGGAGGCTGTCGGCTGTATGAGCATGGTGTTTGACTCCACGGGGCTGACAGAGGTGGTCTAG